The following are encoded together in the bacterium genome:
- a CDS encoding DUF4974 domain-containing protein — protein sequence MMMKCLGVYLAFAMILAVGAGAFAANEIKTEAKDSAAEAAATSDEVKISIDAKDMDAADVFKTLAEKSKQKIVVESSVKNNMTFLLSELPLQTILETICKTEKLDWRKVYIDPKSKLLEQPDRLAATIRLASGLSFPDIVIAGSSSKKCMLHSENDAGVQAALDTVVNKEGLQLVYVITNDAAVAAKKAEDNKAVNKFKDSAKEQMDLFMSMSPEEREQAIIANLDMMNNIGPEYMSAVMQTMLNANPDSIKLMVSRQTDMLFNMPQEQRRAMLKLNMQTMSMITAEQREILQEDAKAVAEEMKEESQD from the coding sequence ATGATGATGAAATGTCTGGGTGTTTACTTGGCGTTTGCGATGATATTGGCAGTGGGTGCTGGAGCATTTGCGGCAAATGAGATTAAGACAGAAGCAAAAGATAGTGCTGCTGAGGCTGCAGCCACGTCTGACGAGGTAAAAATCTCTATCGATGCAAAGGATATGGATGCCGCAGATGTGTTCAAGACACTTGCCGAGAAATCGAAGCAGAAGATAGTCGTTGAATCGAGTGTGAAGAACAATATGACTTTCTTGCTCAGTGAATTGCCTCTGCAGACGATTTTGGAGACGATATGCAAGACGGAAAAGTTGGATTGGCGCAAGGTTTATATCGATCCCAAGTCAAAGTTGCTCGAACAACCGGACAGGTTGGCTGCCACAATTCGTCTCGCTTCTGGTCTTAGCTTTCCTGATATTGTCATTGCAGGCTCATCAAGCAAAAAATGCATGCTCCACAGCGAAAACGATGCTGGTGTGCAAGCCGCATTGGATACGGTTGTCAATAAAGAGGGTCTGCAGCTTGTCTATGTCATAACCAATGATGCCGCTGTAGCAGCAAAAAAAGCTGAGGATAATAAGGCGGTTAATAAATTCAAAGATAGTGCGAAGGAACAGATGGACCTTTTTATGAGCATGAGTCCTGAGGAGAGGGAGCAGGCGATTATTGCCAATCTGGATATGATGAATAACATTGGACCGGAGTATATGAGCGCTGTGATGCAGACAATGTTGAACGCGAATCCGGATTCCATCAAGCTGATGGTCTCAAGGCAGACCGACATGCTCTTTAATATGCCTCAAGAACAGAGACGCGCCATGCTGAAATTAAATATGCAGACGATGTCGATGATAACTGCTGAGCAAAGGGAAATACTTCAAGAGGATGCAAAAGCTGTTGCGGAGGAAATGAAGGAAGAGTCACAAGACTAA
- a CDS encoding methyltransferase domain-containing protein codes for MISESKLSILRCPVCKKDLCQEQNYLVCTDCHTKFPVIDNIVVFLTRDDLTNFLGEAWGSELKKENHGNFASNEDTPDYLESICKDAAKTVNRSRWLATAPGLSESERKKAEEATWPFIDLDMPEEAKKAIAKSRERVVELSRASSAKRVLDWPTGPGYCLHYLANHVSPQTLVVALDVNFGMLARRKIYFDEYGLSDNVLLVAADARNMPFVDNTFSSVTVWGGTIEIENAEAGFKETHRVLESGGWVGVSGDQYSENSASIEICKKLGLYSLATRNRLESTMKRIGFNNLEYEILFEGYDMDLDTPDEDRCPLPARGDWYQHIAASVQK; via the coding sequence ATGATAAGTGAGAGCAAACTATCCATACTTCGATGTCCGGTTTGCAAGAAAGACTTATGTCAGGAACAAAACTATCTGGTATGCACTGATTGTCACACCAAATTTCCCGTCATAGACAATATCGTTGTGTTCCTTACAAGAGATGACCTCACGAATTTCCTTGGCGAAGCCTGGGGCAGCGAGTTAAAGAAAGAAAATCATGGCAATTTTGCCTCAAATGAGGATACACCTGACTATTTGGAGAGTATTTGCAAGGATGCCGCAAAAACAGTCAACAGATCGCGTTGGCTGGCCACTGCTCCCGGCTTATCCGAATCAGAAAGGAAAAAAGCAGAAGAGGCAACCTGGCCGTTCATCGATCTGGATATGCCTGAAGAAGCAAAAAAAGCTATAGCCAAAAGCAGAGAAAGAGTGGTTGAACTCTCAAGAGCATCATCTGCAAAAAGGGTTCTGGACTGGCCCACAGGACCAGGATATTGCCTGCATTATCTGGCAAACCATGTTTCTCCCCAAACACTGGTAGTGGCACTCGATGTCAATTTCGGCATGCTTGCACGGAGAAAGATCTATTTTGATGAGTACGGCCTATCGGATAATGTGCTGCTTGTGGCTGCTGACGCAAGGAATATGCCGTTTGTGGACAATACATTCTCTTCGGTAACGGTATGGGGAGGCACGATCGAAATTGAAAATGCAGAAGCAGGTTTCAAAGAAACACATAGAGTCCTCGAAAGTGGCGGATGGGTTGGAGTATCCGGCGATCAGTATAGTGAAAACTCCGCAAGCATCGAAATTTGTAAAAAACTGGGGCTTTATTCGCTTGCAACAAGAAACCGACTCGAATCCACTATGAAGCGAATTGGCTTTAATAACCTTGAATATGAAATATTGTTCGAGGGATATGATATGGACCTGGATACACCCGATGAAGACAGATGCCCTTTGCCTGCACGTGGGGATTGGTATCAGCATATAGCTGCATCCGTGCAAAAATAG
- a CDS encoding C39 family peptidase, with translation MNKLKVIVMLLVAIFVMSVVPAYTDVVLEVPFLQQFWNDGTCGHGSCGPASLSMCCRYVHGISNSNGTPTPQDMIDVWSYLGGDTSGNDMNGTSLSQLTSAAHGVFHVDYAYQTTSTLASVKSEIAAGRPVLVHVYAGYLSNRGYSYTGGHYIAAVGYGDNYLICNDPGTYLGEHKYYSDYDMINAMNAVGCGVIKGFYNPPQPPPARPSPGVDTFIQYTSHVQNVGWQSWVEGGALTGTVGQLKRMEAICIYSPRTNIYYSTHVSGVGWQNWVGDGEVAGTTGLAQQIEAIQIAPGDGYKVYYQAQVQDYSWLPVVCDGATAGTTGMGKRLEALKIWLVDLNNLPGDAPNPGTGTHVQYSAHVPYVGWQDWVKDGETAGTTGQSKAIQAICISSPNTDIHYSVHIGDGFDWQPWVSNGTMAGTTGINKQMEAIAITCGAGYSVSYQAHVQDIGWMPVVSNGTVAGTTGQGKRLEALRVWVTPN, from the coding sequence ATGAACAAGCTAAAAGTAATTGTGATGCTATTGGTTGCAATTTTTGTTATGTCGGTTGTGCCGGCATATACGGACGTAGTTTTAGAAGTTCCGTTCCTCCAGCAGTTTTGGAACGACGGCACTTGCGGACATGGCTCTTGCGGTCCCGCGTCGCTGAGCATGTGCTGCCGTTATGTGCATGGCATATCGAACTCCAACGGAACACCTACACCGCAGGACATGATAGATGTGTGGAGCTATCTGGGCGGTGATACCAGCGGCAACGACATGAATGGAACCAGCCTGAGCCAACTTACCAGCGCCGCGCATGGTGTCTTCCATGTTGATTATGCCTATCAGACCACGTCTACTCTTGCATCGGTCAAGAGCGAAATCGCTGCCGGAAGGCCGGTGTTGGTTCATGTATATGCCGGCTATCTGAGTAATCGTGGCTATTCCTACACCGGTGGCCACTATATTGCGGCGGTTGGGTATGGCGATAACTACCTCATATGTAATGATCCGGGCACCTACTTAGGTGAGCACAAATATTACAGTGACTACGATATGATTAACGCGATGAACGCCGTGGGCTGCGGGGTCATAAAAGGTTTCTACAATCCGCCGCAGCCTCCGCCTGCCCGGCCTAGTCCGGGAGTAGACACATTCATTCAGTACACTTCACATGTTCAAAATGTTGGCTGGCAGAGCTGGGTCGAAGGTGGCGCATTGACAGGGACTGTGGGGCAGCTGAAGAGAATGGAAGCCATTTGCATCTACTCGCCAAGAACAAATATCTATTACAGCACTCACGTTAGCGGTGTCGGCTGGCAAAACTGGGTAGGTGATGGAGAGGTTGCAGGAACTACTGGTCTTGCTCAGCAAATTGAAGCTATTCAGATTGCACCTGGTGATGGCTATAAGGTGTATTACCAGGCTCAAGTTCAAGACTATAGCTGGCTGCCTGTCGTTTGCGATGGCGCTACGGCCGGAACTACGGGTATGGGGAAGCGTCTTGAAGCGCTTAAGATATGGCTCGTCGATCTTAACAACCTGCCTGGCGATGCTCCCAATCCCGGAACGGGCACACACGTGCAGTATTCGGCACATGTCCCATACGTTGGGTGGCAGGATTGGGTCAAGGACGGAGAAACTGCTGGCACGACGGGTCAAAGTAAGGCGATACAGGCAATTTGCATATCATCACCGAACACTGATATACATTATAGTGTCCATATAGGCGATGGTTTTGATTGGCAGCCTTGGGTCTCGAATGGAACGATGGCCGGCACCACCGGCATTAACAAGCAGATGGAAGCAATCGCAATAACCTGCGGCGCAGGTTATTCGGTCAGCTATCAGGCTCATGTTCAGGACATCGGCTGGATGCCTGTTGTCTCGAACGGCACAGTTGCGGGAACTACAGGACAGGGCAAACGACTCGAAGCACTGCGAGTCTGGGTTACACCGAACTAG
- a CDS encoding C39 family peptidase, giving the protein MNKLRVIVALLVVVFAASVVPAYTDVILDVPFLQQFWNDGTCGHGSCGPASLTMCCRYVYSQSGTNGNPTPQDMINIWSYLGGDTSGNDMNGTSLSQLTSAAHGVFSVNYAYQTTSTLASVKSEIAAGRPVLVHVWAGYLSNRGYSYTGGHYIAAVGYGDNYLICNDPGTYLGEHKYYSDYDMINAMNAVGCGVIKGFYNPPWPPPSRPNPGAGRHIQYVAHVQDYGWQSWVMDGADCGTTYQAKRMEGLCIYSPDTEVSYCAHIGFYGWQDWVYDGDLSGVTGLGQRIEAVRIGVGEGYSVYYQAYVEGIGWQAPVCNEAIAGTTGQDRRLEALKIWLIDLNDLPGNRPDPGAGTHIQYSAHVQDYGWQSWVMDGAECGIPYQAKRMEGLCIYSPNTTVSYRAHVENFGWQNWVSNGALAGTTGLSKRIEAVQITVDAGYSVSYQAHVEGIGWMSVVSNGAVAGTTGQDRRLEALRIWITPI; this is encoded by the coding sequence ATGAACAAGCTAAGAGTAATCGTTGCGCTGTTGGTTGTAGTTTTTGCTGCGTCGGTTGTGCCGGCATATACGGACGTGATTTTAGACGTTCCGTTCCTTCAACAGTTTTGGAATGACGGTACTTGCGGACATGGGTCTTGCGGTCCGGCATCGCTGACAATGTGCTGCCGCTATGTTTATAGTCAATCCGGCACAAACGGGAATCCTACGCCGCAGGATATGATTAACATCTGGAGCTATCTGGGCGGTGACACCAGTGGCAACGACATGAATGGAACCAGCCTCAGCCAACTTACCAGTGCCGCGCATGGCGTTTTCAGCGTAAATTACGCTTATCAGACTACGTCTACTCTTGCATCGGTCAAGAGCGAGATTGCAGCAGGTAGGCCGGTGCTGGTTCATGTTTGGGCCGGATATTTGAGCAATCGCGGTTATTCCTACACCGGTGGCCACTATATTGCGGCGGTCGGGTATGGCGACAACTACCTCATATGTAATGATCCGGGCACCTACTTAGGTGAGCACAAATATTACAGTGACTACGATATGATCAACGCGATGAACGCCGTAGGCTGCGGTGTTATAAAAGGCTTCTACAATCCGCCGTGGCCTCCACCGTCCCGACCCAACCCGGGCGCGGGTAGACATATCCAATATGTGGCGCATGTTCAAGATTACGGCTGGCAGAGTTGGGTTATGGACGGAGCAGATTGCGGCACTACATACCAGGCCAAACGGATGGAAGGCTTGTGTATATATTCACCCGACACGGAAGTCTCTTACTGTGCCCATATAGGCTTCTACGGCTGGCAGGATTGGGTTTACGATGGAGACCTCTCCGGTGTGACAGGTCTTGGACAAAGAATCGAAGCCGTGAGAATAGGGGTCGGTGAAGGATATTCGGTCTACTATCAGGCTTATGTGGAGGGAATAGGCTGGCAGGCTCCTGTTTGTAATGAGGCAATAGCGGGCACGACAGGCCAGGACAGACGACTTGAAGCGCTCAAGATTTGGCTCATTGACCTTAACGATCTGCCTGGTAACAGGCCGGACCCCGGAGCGGGCACGCATATTCAGTATTCGGCGCACGTTCAGGATTATGGCTGGCAGAGTTGGGTAATGGACGGAGCAGAGTGCGGCATTCCATATCAAGCCAAACGGATGGAAGGCCTGTGTATATATTCGCCCAACACTACTGTTTCTTATCGTGCTCATGTAGAAAACTTTGGTTGGCAAAACTGGGTGTCGAACGGCGCATTGGCTGGTACCACCGGTCTTTCAAAGAGGATTGAGGCTGTTCAAATTACCGTCGACGCAGGATATTCCGTTAGCTATCAGGCTCATGTGGAGGGCATAGGCTGGATGTCGGTCGTATCCAACGGCGCTGTTGCAGGAACTACAGGTCAGGACAGACGTCTAGAAGCGCTGCGGATCTGGATCACCCCGATCTAG
- a CDS encoding C39 family peptidase, producing MNKFRAIVLLLALVLMLSAVSAYADVILGVPFLYQFWNGGACGSTSCGPASLTMCCRYIFGQCGALGTPSPQDMINIWSYLGGSLDGNDAGGTSLGQLTSAAHSVFSIGNAYQTTSSLASVKSEIAAGKPVLVHVYAGYLSNRGYSYTGGHYIAAVGYNDNYLICNDPGTYLGEHKYYSNADMINAMNAVGCGVIKGFYNPVQPPPATPNPGVGPHIQYVGYVQDIGWQNWTMDGGLAGTANQSKRLEGICMTSPNTSVYYSSYVGNYGWQDWKYDGELSGTTGLGQKIEAIRLTVGEGYSVYYQAYVQDYGWLGVVSNGTVAGTTGQNKRMEAFQAWIIDLSNLPDSAPDPGAGTHIQYVAHVQNYGWQDWVQDGSTAGTVGLSKAIEAVCMSSPNTTVNYSVYVGEGFGWQGWVSDGALSGTTGINKPVQAIVITVGEGYSVSYQAHVQDYGWMSVYSDGGVAGIAGKRLEALRVWITPT from the coding sequence ATGAACAAGTTTAGAGCAATAGTACTACTGCTGGCTTTAGTCTTAATGTTGTCGGCTGTGTCGGCATATGCGGACGTGATTTTAGGCGTGCCGTTTCTTTATCAGTTCTGGAACGGCGGCGCATGCGGCAGTACTTCATGCGGACCCGCATCGCTAACCATGTGCTGCCGCTACATTTTCGGTCAGTGCGGTGCCCTCGGGACACCCTCGCCCCAGGATATGATAAATATCTGGAGTTATTTGGGCGGCAGTCTTGACGGCAACGATGCCGGCGGTACAAGCCTCGGCCAGTTGACCAGCGCCGCTCATAGTGTTTTCAGCATCGGCAATGCCTACCAGACCACTTCTTCCCTTGCGTCGGTCAAGAGTGAAATCGCTGCCGGAAAACCTGTATTAGTTCATGTATATGCCGGTTATTTGAGCAATCGCGGCTATTCCTATACCGGAGGCCATTACATTGCGGCGGTTGGCTATAATGACAATTACCTCATCTGCAACGATCCGGGAACATATCTCGGTGAGCACAAATACTACAGCAACGCCGACATGATCAACGCAATGAATGCGGTGGGATGTGGTGTAATCAAAGGTTTCTACAACCCCGTGCAGCCTCCTCCAGCTACGCCTAACCCCGGTGTAGGTCCACACATTCAGTATGTAGGATACGTTCAGGACATCGGTTGGCAAAATTGGACAATGGACGGCGGACTTGCTGGTACGGCAAACCAGAGCAAGCGATTGGAAGGGATATGTATGACCTCTCCAAACACTTCAGTTTATTACAGTTCGTATGTCGGAAACTACGGCTGGCAGGACTGGAAATATGACGGAGAACTATCCGGCACTACAGGTCTTGGGCAGAAGATAGAGGCCATACGGCTGACAGTCGGCGAGGGGTATTCGGTATACTACCAGGCTTACGTTCAGGACTACGGATGGCTGGGAGTTGTTTCTAATGGGACTGTTGCAGGAACAACCGGGCAGAATAAGCGTATGGAAGCATTCCAGGCTTGGATAATTGATCTAAGTAATCTGCCGGACTCTGCGCCCGATCCCGGGGCAGGAACGCATATACAATATGTGGCGCATGTTCAGAACTATGGATGGCAGGACTGGGTTCAGGACGGTTCGACTGCCGGCACGGTGGGGTTGTCAAAGGCAATTGAAGCTGTGTGTATGTCCTCGCCGAATACCACTGTTAATTACAGTGTCTATGTGGGAGAAGGCTTTGGCTGGCAAGGCTGGGTATCGGATGGAGCATTATCAGGTACTACCGGCATTAATAAGCCGGTGCAAGCTATAGTGATAACAGTCGGCGAGGGGTATTCGGTCAGCTACCAGGCGCATGTTCAGGACTACGGCTGGATGTCCGTTTATTCTGATGGCGGTGTAGCCGGAATTGCCGGCAAACGACTTGAGGCGCTTCGAGTTTGGATTACCCCGACTTAG
- a CDS encoding [FeFe] hydrogenase, group A, which yields MAINLTINGQSLIAEPGDTILTAARKAGIYIPTLCYHSDLMPDGVCRVCSVEVKGQRTLCAACCYPVSDGMEVLTHTPRVREARKMIVELMLANHPQECLTCAKSGKCELQALAKEFGIQDIRFKGERKIWDKDQSSLSVIRDPEKCILCNRCVRTCDDIQSVAALHAANRGWNAVIVPGMGDELADVVCVNCGQCINRCPTGALKGNDPAAKIWEAIYDPTKHVLVQTAPAVRAAIGEEFGMPAGSRVTGKMVTALKMMGFDRVMDTDFTADLTIMEEGSELIERIKTGGVLPQLTSCSPGWIKFIEYYYPELLPHVSSCKSPQQMFGALAKTYYAQKMGIDPANIVSVSIMPCVAKKFECERPEMADSGYQDVDYVLTTREAAGMMKEAGIDLPNLADSEYDDPLGMSTGAAVIFGNTGGVMEAALRTAYELITGQPVPDINIEAVRGMEGVRSATVMVGDLSVKAAVAHGLANARQVLEGIKNGEFKDYHFIEIMCCPGGCIGGGGQPQPTSEEIRKARVKAIYDEDESMAIRKSHENPAVVKLYEEFLDKPLSHKSHELLHTHYTPRSCRTVKQEAKKPIKVKVK from the coding sequence ATGGCAATTAACCTTACGATAAACGGACAGAGTCTGATAGCCGAACCGGGCGATACCATCCTGACTGCTGCTCGCAAGGCAGGAATCTACATACCGACGCTCTGTTACCACTCCGACCTCATGCCCGACGGTGTGTGCCGGGTATGTTCGGTGGAGGTAAAGGGACAGAGAACACTGTGTGCTGCGTGCTGCTATCCGGTTTCCGACGGAATGGAAGTTCTGACGCATACGCCAAGGGTGCGTGAGGCGCGCAAAATGATCGTTGAACTCATGCTGGCGAACCATCCACAGGAGTGTCTGACATGCGCCAAAAGTGGAAAGTGTGAACTTCAGGCGCTTGCTAAAGAGTTCGGCATTCAGGATATACGTTTCAAGGGTGAGCGCAAGATTTGGGATAAGGATCAGTCGAGCCTGTCTGTGATCCGCGATCCTGAAAAGTGCATACTCTGCAACAGATGCGTGCGCACATGCGATGACATCCAAAGCGTGGCTGCACTGCATGCTGCCAATCGTGGATGGAATGCTGTGATAGTGCCGGGAATGGGCGATGAACTTGCGGATGTGGTCTGTGTGAACTGCGGCCAATGCATCAATCGCTGCCCGACCGGTGCTCTCAAGGGCAATGATCCCGCCGCCAAGATTTGGGAGGCGATTTATGACCCGACCAAGCATGTCCTCGTGCAGACAGCTCCTGCCGTTCGCGCTGCAATAGGTGAAGAGTTCGGCATGCCCGCCGGGAGCCGTGTAACTGGAAAGATGGTTACAGCTCTTAAGATGATGGGGTTCGACCGCGTTATGGACACGGACTTCACTGCCGATCTCACGATCATGGAAGAGGGCAGCGAGCTTATCGAGAGAATAAAGACGGGTGGGGTACTCCCGCAGCTTACGTCATGCTCGCCTGGGTGGATCAAGTTTATCGAATATTATTATCCAGAGTTGCTCCCGCATGTGTCGAGCTGCAAGAGTCCGCAGCAGATGTTCGGTGCCCTCGCGAAGACGTACTATGCCCAGAAGATGGGTATCGATCCGGCGAATATCGTCTCGGTTTCGATCATGCCGTGTGTCGCAAAGAAGTTCGAGTGCGAAAGGCCTGAGATGGCCGATTCGGGCTATCAGGACGTGGACTATGTCCTGACGACCCGTGAGGCAGCCGGTATGATGAAAGAGGCCGGTATAGATTTGCCTAACTTGGCTGACAGTGAATATGACGATCCGCTTGGAATGTCGACTGGCGCTGCGGTCATCTTCGGCAACACGGGCGGAGTCATGGAAGCTGCTCTAAGAACAGCCTATGAGCTAATTACGGGTCAGCCGGTTCCAGATATCAATATCGAAGCAGTGCGCGGAATGGAGGGTGTGCGGTCGGCAACTGTCATGGTCGGTGATCTGTCGGTGAAAGCTGCTGTTGCTCATGGTCTAGCCAATGCTCGCCAGGTCCTCGAAGGTATCAAAAATGGTGAGTTCAAGGACTATCACTTTATCGAGATCATGTGCTGTCCCGGCGGTTGCATAGGCGGCGGCGGTCAGCCTCAACCGACCTCAGAGGAAATTCGCAAGGCTCGTGTTAAGGCTATCTATGATGAAGACGAGTCTATGGCTATCCGTAAGAGTCATGAAAACCCGGCTGTTGTTAAATTATACGAGGAATTCTTAGACAAACCTCTATCACACAAGAGCCATGAGCTTTTGCATACTCACTACACCCCGCGGTCTTGCCGCACGGTCAAACAAGAGGCGAAAAAGCCGATAAAGGTGAAAGTTAAGTAA